A single region of the Desulfovibrio sp. genome encodes:
- a CDS encoding zinc ribbon domain-containing protein gives MPIYEYQCPKCQHTFEEWVKASESHGQEPCPKCGEPSPRIMSHTSFVLKGGGWYVSDYGYRKGVTEEGGSTASSTDTSGGSFAPASGGTAGEKASASASDSGTNAAKAAPAPTPTTGSAASAPTKAASSAS, from the coding sequence ATGCCTATCTACGAATATCAGTGCCCCAAGTGTCAGCATACGTTTGAGGAATGGGTCAAGGCATCGGAATCCCACGGGCAGGAACCCTGCCCCAAGTGCGGTGAGCCTTCGCCCCGCATCATGTCGCACACTTCGTTCGTCCTCAAGGGCGGCGGCTGGTATGTGAGCGACTACGGCTACCGCAAGGGCGTCACGGAAGAAGGCGGCTCAACGGCCTCCTCCACCGACACTTCCGGCGGTTCCTTTGCCCCCGCTTCCGGCGGCACGGCGGGCGAAAAAGCCTCCGCATCTGCATCCGATTCTGGAACCAACGCCGCCAAGGCGGCCCCCGCCCCTACGCCAACCACAGGGTCCGCAGCGTCGGCACCCACCAAAGCCGCCAGCTCGGCTTCATGA
- a CDS encoding PP-loop family protein — MSKNPFHADQVPAALAAVLRGLPRVAVAFSGGLDSRFLCHAALLCGCDVLAVHVYGPHIPPQESAGAAAWARERGLRLHTARFDPLALAEVETNSPQRCYGCKTGLVALLRGELAPMAEAHDRVLCDGTNADDLQAYRPGLRALEEGRVRSPLAEAGLTKAQVREAARATGLDRPWQRARPCLLTRLAYGMRPEADTLARLAAAEADLAALGATASAQGAAQVVPEEGSVGALGDFRLRLTPEPVLQAEKLPEELLHELRNILIRHGFWPCGLEAGGNISGFYDAGNSAGRH; from the coding sequence ATGAGTAAAAATCCTTTCCATGCGGATCAGGTTCCAGCTGCGCTTGCCGCTGTGCTGCGCGGTCTGCCCCGCGTGGCGGTGGCTTTTTCCGGCGGGCTGGACAGCCGTTTTTTATGCCACGCGGCCCTGTTGTGCGGTTGCGACGTGCTGGCCGTGCATGTTTACGGCCCGCACATCCCCCCGCAGGAAAGCGCCGGGGCCGCAGCCTGGGCGCGTGAGCGCGGCCTGCGCCTGCACACGGCGCGGTTTGATCCTCTTGCCCTGGCGGAGGTGGAGACCAACAGCCCCCAGCGTTGCTACGGATGCAAGACCGGCTTGGTGGCTCTGCTGCGCGGTGAGCTTGCCCCCATGGCGGAAGCTCATGACCGCGTGCTCTGCGATGGCACCAATGCGGATGATTTGCAGGCCTACAGGCCAGGACTGCGCGCGCTTGAAGAGGGTCGCGTGCGTTCCCCCTTGGCCGAAGCCGGGCTGACCAAGGCGCAAGTGCGCGAGGCTGCCCGCGCCACTGGGCTGGACAGGCCGTGGCAGCGCGCACGGCCCTGCCTGCTGACGCGGCTGGCCTACGGTATGCGGCCCGAGGCCGACACGCTGGCGCGTCTGGCGGCGGCGGAGGCCGACCTTGCGGCACTGGGAGCAACCGCCTCCGCGCAAGGGGCTGCGCAAGTTGTGCCGGAGGAGGGCAGCGTGGGCGCGCTGGGGGATTTTCGTCTGCGGCTCACGCCCGAGCCTGTGTTGCAGGCTGAAAAACTGCCGGAAGAACTGCTCCACGAATTGCGGAACATCCTGATTCGTCATGGTTTCTGGCCCTGCGGGCTGGAGGCTGGCGGCAATATCAGCGGCTTTTACGATGCGGGCAACAGCGCGGGAAGGCACTAG